The window TGTCCTGATTCCCCGATAACCAGTGTAGCACGCCGACCTATAAATGCCAGCTTTTCCTACTCGTGTCTCGCGCTATTTTGTGTTGCAGGCCGGCTTCTGGATTGGTTATGAGACCTTAGGGGACGCCGTGGGCGTGCGGTCCGATACTTTCCCGGACAGCAACCACATCTGCGCGGCGGCGAAGGCGAACAACGTCGCGGCGAGGATCAGCGGGATGCTGAATGAGCCGGTGAGTTTGTACATCAGCATGCCCAGACTCTGGAACACAACGCCACGCAAGCCGACAAGAGAAGCGTGAACGCCGGAATAGAGGGGTACCTTATCGGCGCTGCCTGCCAGCAGGATCGGCCCCAGCGTCCAGCCCATCATCACGCCCGCCAGGCCGCAGCCGTAGACTAGGCTGGCGGTCGCGACGCCAGACGGGCCGGTCGCGACAAGCAGCAGCAGCGGATAGAGCCCGAGCACGGCGAACGCCAGGCCACTGGTGCGGATCGGCCCGGCTTTGTCGAGCAGCCAGCCCATTGGGAGTGTGAGCACCAGCATCGCGCCGCGCAGAATCATCTGCGTCGAGTGCGCGTATTCCTCGTAGCGCATGTCGAGCCGATCGGTCGCCAACACTGGCAACAGTGCCTCGCAGATCATGAACGCGGCGCCATAGGTCATGAACGCCGCCTCGTAGCGCAGGAACGTGCGATCCTGGCGCAGCAGACGCCCCATTTCCAACAGCGGCACCAGCGGGGCCTTCCATGAGCCGCGGCGGGCCGGAGGACGCGTGTCAGTGCCGGCCTTGCTGACAAGGGCAATCAGGATCAGCACGCCCAGCAGTTGCACGGCACAGGCGCCGACGAAGAACATGCGGAATGCATCCGGCCGTTGTTCGAGCCAGCGGCCGACCAGGTACACCGCTCCGGCACTCCCCGCAAACATGGTCAAATTCAGAACGGCGTACGCGCGGCCGCGAATCGAATCGGGATAGAACTGTTTGAGGAGCTTGCCATAGACCGGCGGCCAGCTTGCGAAGCCGATGCAGGAGACGACATGGCACGCCAGAAACTGCCAGTAATCGCCAGCAAGGGAGATGAGCCCCAGCGGCAACGCTGCCACCAGCCAGAAGAGCAACAGGTACGTCCGCACGCGAATCCAGGAGAGCAACTCGGCCCAGAAGATCGAGAACATCATCAGCGTCGGAATGGCGGCGGTGACGAGCGTCGTCTGCCAGTCCTTGATGTCCGGGTTGTCGTCGCCGAAGCGCAATCGCACCAGCATCGGCATCAGCCACATGATGTTGGCGAAAAGCGTGGAATAGCAGAGCATGTAGAGAATCTGCCCCACCAGCGCAACCGCCGGCCGCAACGCCCGCGGCGGCGTAGCAACGCCGTCCTCGATTGAGGCGGGAACAGACTGTGCTCGCGATTCGGGACTCTCGCCCATCGATTGACCGTATGCCGTAAGTTGCCCAGACAGCCCCCCAACCAACCACACCAGCGGGGGATTATAGCACGCGAGGGGCAGGGCCAGTGGGATGACGCCTTGCCCTTCCCAACGGCAGGCACGATACTCCGGAGAGCACAGCATCCTTTCATCCGGTCCAAGGACTGTCCACCAAATACGGGGCGGACAATTGACCTGCTGGGAAACACGCCGACCAAGGGGCTTGGAATGTACTTGATGTACGTCGACGAAAGCGGCGACAGCGGAATGACCAATTCACCGTCGCGCTACTTCTGTCTGTCCGGTGTTGTGGTTCATGAATTGCGGTGGAAGGACACGCTGGCAGATCTGTTGAGTTTTCGGCACTGGCTCAAATCGACGTACAGCGTATACCTCGATGATGAACTACATGCCGCGGACATGATCAATAAACCATCGCGCGTCGCACCGTCACTTCAGCGTCTCAAGAAGCACGAACGCCTCGCGATTGTCAGGCACTTCGCGGACCAGATCGCCCGGCTGTCGAACGTTCGCCTGCTTAACGTCGTGGTCGACAAACAGGGCGGTGTGCCGAGTGCAGAGGAGGTGTTTCGCCGTGCGTGGTATACGCTATTTCAGAGATTCGAGAACACGATTCGAAATCAGAATTTCCCCGGACCCAAAAACACGGATGATCGCGGGATCATCTTCCCCGATCAAACTGATGGCGGAAAACTGAGCAGGTATTTGAACGAAATGCGGATGCGAAATCCGTTGAAAGTGCGCCAGCCCCACGGTGCGTTCTATTACAAAGACGAGCCAATCAAAGTAATCATTGAAGATCCGATGTTGCGAGACTCACGCGGTTCCTTCTTCATTCAAGTCGCTGATTGCGTAGCGTTTCTGCTGAAACAGAGTATCCAACCGTGCAGCTACATGCGAAGGCATGGTGGATCGGCTTACTTTCGGAGGCTTGATCCCGTACTGTGCCGGTACGCCAGTTACAAGAATCCTTCGGGTATTGTGCGGCTCTGAATGGGCGCAAAAAATGGGGCCCCGACGGGGGCCCTGGGGGATCTTACTACTCGGACTGCCCGAGGTTCAGATCCACCTACAGTCTATGTTTCTGTTTTCGGCTCGGCAAGGGAATACCTGGAGAGCGATTTCCCGGAGGGAAAAACGGCCCGAACGGACAAGCCGTAACCAATGATTATTACAGCGGTTACAAACACACGCAACTCGAGTTGCTCGCAATAGAGTGGAACGGATCCTGCTGCCATCTCACACCGGCATCTCCACAACTCCCGGGGGCCAGGGCTCCGTCCAATCCGCCTCGCGTTCATAGATCCGCGCGGCTTGCAGGAGGCGTGCTTCCGCAAGCGCCGGGGCCATTAGTTGCAGGCCAATAGGCAAGCCGTTCGGCGAAAAGCCGCAGGGGATTGAGATGGCGGGGATGCCGGCGAGGTTGGCGCTGAGGGTGTAGATGTCGGCGAGGTACATCTGTAGTGGGTCGGCCAGTTTCTCGCCGCGGCGGAAGGCCGGCGTGGGTGCGGTCGGGCTGGCGATGAGGTCGACCTGCCCGAAGGCCTGCTCGAAATCCTGGCGGATCAGTTCGCGGACGCGGCGGGCCTTGTCGTAGTACGCGTCGTAATAGCCCGCCGAGAGGGCGAATGTGCCGAGCATGATGCGGCGTTTGACCTCGGCCCCGAAGCCGGCCGCACGCGAGGCTGCGTAGAGTTCGTGGATGTCGTTCGCGTTCGGAGCACGCTCGCCGTAATGCACACCATCGAAGCGGGCGAGATTGCTGGACGCCTCGGCGGTTGCGAGCAAGTAGTACGTCGCGACGCAGTACGGCGTGTGTGGAAGCGAAATCTCGACAATCTGCGCGCCCAGGCCGCGATAAACCGCCAACGCCGCGGCGACCGCTTGACGAACGTCGTTATCGAGAGCTTCGTCGGCGTATTCGACCGGATGCCCGATGCGCAATTTTGGAGCCAAGGCGGCGAGCTTCTCTTCGTGCAGCGCAGCAACGTAGTCCGCGAGAGGTTCATCGGCGCTGGTGGCGTCGTGGGGATCGTGGCCGGCGACGACGCTCAGCAACAGAGCGCAGTCGGTGACATTCCGCGCCATCGGGCCGATCTGATCCAGGCTCGATGCGTATGCGACCAGGCCATAGCGTGAGACGCGGCCGTAGGTTGGCTTGAGACCGACGACGCCGCAGAATGACGCCGGCTGACGGATGGAGCCGCCGGTGTCGGAGCCGAGGGCGAGCGGAGACATGCCGGCGGCGACGGCCACCGCGGAGCCGCCCGACGATCCGCCGGCAACGTGCTCAGGATTCCATGGGTTACGCGTCGTTCGCAGGGCGCTGTTCTCAGTCGAGGAGCCCATCGCGAACTCGTCGAGGTTGGTCTTGCCGAGAATGAGCCCCCCTGCTCCTTCGATGCGGCGGATGACGGTCGCATCGTATGGCGAATGATAGTTGCGGAGCATCTGCGAGCCGCAGGTCGTGCGCCCGGCAAGTGTGGCGATGTTGTCCTTGATCGCGATCGGCACGCCGGCAAGCGGGCCGACGGCTTCACCGGCGGCGATGTCGCGATCGATGCGCTCGGCATGCCGCTGGGCGTGCTCGGCGGTGATTTCGATGAAGGCGCCACGGGGCGCGTCGAGCAATTCGCAGCGCTGCAACGCTTCGCCAAGGGCGTGCGCAGCCTTCAATTCGCCGCTTCGAACGGCCTGTGCAGTTTCAATAGCAGTGCACGGTTTGCCCACGATGGCCTCGATACGAAGCGAGAATCAGCGCAGAACTCTCAGGGGCAGTGTGGCCGGTCGGCCCAGGTGGTGCAAGCGGGGAAGGTCAGACACCGGAGCCGGCGTCGAGCACGGGCGGCACGCGGAAACAGTTGTCCCGCACGTCGGGCGAATTCGCGAGAGCTTGTCGCACCGTCAGACCAGGACGCGGCTCCTCGGCGCGCAGCATATCGATCATCGCGACAGCCGATGCGCAGGGCGCAACGCCCTCGGTATCGACAGATCCAAGCTGGTCAAAGTAATCGATGATCCGTGCAAGCTCGTGACGCAAAGCAGCGACTTCATCGTCGCGGAGCTTCAAGCGCGCCAAGTCGGCAATCCGGCGGACCTCGGACTCGTCCATCGCAGCGGGCATTGCCGAACGCGGCTGAGGGCTATTCGCCCGCCGGAGCTTCCTGCTGCTCGGGACGCCAGGTGCGCTTGGGCGGCTTGGTGATCAGGCCCATGCGAATGGCCTTGGCGCTGACGCGGATGCGGCAGACCTTGCCGTCGATGATGGCGCGGACCTTCTGGATATTGGGTTTGAAGCGGCGTTTGGTGATGCCGGTGACCTTGCGGCCGACACCGCCGAGGTACTTGGCTTTACCGCGCCGCGCGATCGAACGCCCGAAGATTGTCTGCTTGCCGGTATAAGGACACTTGCGAGCCATCAGATAAACCTCTTGGCTAAACGTCTACTCTCGTCCGAGTTCCCGCCCCGCTGTCCGGAGCGGCGATAGAACATTGGAGTGTACCGCGCTTGTCCCAGACGGTCAATCCAGCCGGGAGGCGTTGCTATCCCCTTTGCCGGCTGAATATAGGACCTACTCTCGCGGGGCAATCGTCACCGATCGCGGCGTTTGCGTGTATAATCCGCGTTCGTACTCTGTGTGGACGCACCGTAACTCTGCCAATACACCGTTTGGGATAGGGACATCACGGATGAGCATGCGAAACTGGAATCTGGTGAAAGCTTCGGTCGCCGGCATCCTCTGCTGGGCTTTCTTGGGGACAGGGCTACTGGCCACGCCAACCGCGTCGGCCCAGGAGTTTATTGACGAGGATACCACGCCTGATCTGCCCGAGGTGCCCCGCGTCAAACGCGAGAAGATTCACGATACCAATCTGCTGCTGATTGTGGTGGACGGCCTGCGGGCTGACCACCTCGGCACGTACGGCTACGACCGCCCCACCAGCCCGGCGATTGACGCTTTGGCCAAAGAAGGCGTCGTGTTCGAGCGAGCCTACATGGCGGCGGCGAACCCGATTCCAGCCCTGACGTCGCTGCTGACGTCCACCTGGAGTTGTGAGCACGGGATGTTAAACGCCAAGTCGCAGCTCGCGCGGGCAAGATTCCCGATCACGCAGCGTTACCACGAGGCGGGGTTGAATCCGCTGCTGCTGACGTCGAGCGTTTATTCGTACGCGGTTCCGCCGATCGGCCGGGCTTTCAAGGAGACGGTGGTCGGAGCACCGATCAACGGCCAGAGTGTCGACGACGTGCTCACGAAGCAGGCGCAGCGTCCCTTCCTGCTGATGATTCACAAGACCGAAACATCGGTTCCGCACCTGTCGGCTCCGGAGCACACCGCCGGTTTCAAGGACGTCCCGCAGGCCGTGCGCGACGAGTTGGCCGCACGGCTGGCGCAGCTTGCCCCAAAGAAAAAAGCCGGCGGAAGAAGTGACGAGAGTGACGACAAGACGCCCGCAACCGGCCTGGAAGACATAGCCGCCGAGTGCGTTGAGTTGTACGACAGTTCGGTGCGTCTCGTGGATGACCACGTCGCTTCGATCATCGCTGCCCTCAAGGAACAGGGCGAATGGGACAACACGCTGGTCGTGCTGACCTCCGACCACGGCTTCGGGCTGGGCGAACATGGGGAGTGGTATCGCGGCGACGGCCCGTATGACGAGTTGATCCACGTGCCGTTGATCATTCGATTCCCGCAATCCAAGTTCGCGGGCAAACGCGTCAGCGAGACAGTTTGCCAGACGGATCTTCTGCCAACGCTGAATGCGGCGTTGAAGCTGAAAGGTGCGACCGCGAATTACAACGTGCGCGGCCGCGATCTGATGCCGCTGGTCAAGGGGCAGGAACTGCCCGGCGCGGATGACTTCATGGTCACGACGATTCGCATGAACCCGCGCAAGCTGATTACGCCGGCACAGCGCGCCCGCGGACACGTGAGCGTGGTGGCCTTCTACGGTCCGTGGAAAGGGATCTGGCACCGTGAGCCGGGCACGCTGGAGTTGTACAACCTGGACGACGATCCCGGCGAGCAGAACGACGTAGCCGAGAGTAATCCTGAGTTGACGTTGGCGATGAAGGCTTTCGCACGACTGTGGCGCGCGGATTGTTCCGACAAGGCGCCGATGCGCATTCGTCAGCGCCCGCAGATGAAGCGTCTGAACCGCTAGAACGCGGCCGATGGCCCGGCCGGCGGCGCTGGTGCGCCGCCGACTGGCGTGGTACATTTCGTAGCGACGCCGCGGCACGGCCCCGGCGACGACCATTCATACGATCACGCAAGACGTTTCGAGGACAAACACCGTGGCTGCCAAACGAAAGAGCAAAGCGTGCCCCGCGTTGTATGCGGATCGCATCAAGCGCGTGCGGGCCGAAATGGAAGCGAAGAAGCTCGACGGCTACCTGGTCCAGGACCGCAAGGATCAGTATTGGCTGACGGGTTTCACGGGCGAAGACGGCTACGTGCTGGTCACCAAGAAGGAAGTCGCCCTGCTGACCGACGGGCGATTCGACGAAGCGGCGAACATCCAGGCTCCCTGGGCGGTCAAAGTGCTGCGTGAGCAGCGCACGCCGGAGCGGACGGCCAAGGAATTGAAAGCTCGCCGGCTGAAGCGTGTCGGCTTCGATCCCGACCATTTCACCGTAGCGGACTTTACGGGTACGCGCAAGGCCGCCCGGCCGGTTCAGCTCATCGCCGCCAGCGGGCTGGTGCTCGGCATGCGGCAGTGCAAGGACAAGGGTGAAGTTGACGCGATCGTCAAGGCAATCCGCGTATCGGAGAAGGCGTTCAAGAAGACCGCCAAGTGGATCAAGGTCGGCATGACCGAGTCAGACATTGCGGCCAAGCTGGCCTACGAGATGCAGCGGCTTGGCGCGAAGGATGTTTCCTTCCCGACGATCGTCGCGGTGGGGCCGAACGGCGCGTTGCCGCACTACGAGACCGGCGATCGCAAAGTCACGAAGAATTCGCCGATCCTGATCGACTGGGGTGCGGAAGTTGACTGGTACGTCAGCGACTTGACCCGCATGATATGGCCCGGTAGCATCCCGCGCGAACTTGCCAAGGTGAACAAGATTGTCACCGAGGCACACGATGCAGCGATCGCGGCGATCAAGCCGGGCGTCACCGCGCACGAAATCGACGCGATTGCGCGTAAGATAATCACGAAAGCCGGCTACGGGTCGTGTTTTAACCACGCGACCGGCCACGGAATGGGGCTCGACGTTCACGAAGCCCCGCGCGTCGGCAAGGGTACGAATGTGAAGCTCGAACCCGGAATGGTCATTACGATCGAGCCGGGGATTTACCTGCCGGGTAAGGGCGGCGTAAGGCTCGAAGACGACATCCTCGTGACCGAAACCGGTTCCCAGGTGTTGTCGGAACTGCCGCTGTAACTGCCACCCGGTCAGTATGAGCACGAGAGAATCGATGGATATTAAGCACATCAAGAACCTCATCGCGCTGATGACCGAGAATGACCTCAGCGACCTCGAGGTCAAAGAAGGCGAAACGCAGATAGTCTTGCGGCGCGGCAAGCCGCCGGTCGTGCAGGCCGCGGCTCCGGCCGTCGTCGCTCCCGTGGCGGCCCCGGTTGGCGAAGCCGCACCGGCTGCACCAGCACCGGCGGAAAGCAACGACACGGTGATTCGTTCGCCGATGGTCGGAACGTTCTACGCCGCTCCCGATCCGGATTCGGCTCCGTTCGTCAATGTCGGCGACGAAGTCAACACGGAGACGGTCGTGTGTCTGGTCGAAGCGATGAAGGTCTTCAACGAAATCAAGGCCGAAGTCAGCGGACGCCTCACGAAGGTTCTCGTCAGCAACGGGCAGGCGGTTGAGTTTGATCAGCCCCTGTTTGCTGTGGCCCCTGCCTGATCGGATCGCTGTCGCGAGGCCTCTATGTTCAGTCGCATTCTCGTCGCCAATCGGGGTGAAATCGCACTGCGGGTAATCCGCGCCTGTCGCGATATGGGTATCGAAGCGATTGCGGTCTATAGCCAGGCCGATCGTGACGCCCCCTATCTGCAACTGGCCCACGACGCCGTGTGCATCGGCCCCGCCGCGGCCGCCGCGTCGTATCTCAATCCGGCGGCGATCATGTCGGCGGCGGAGATTACCGACGTCGAGGCGATTCATCCCGGCTACGGCTTTTTGGCGGAAAACTCGACATTTGCACAGATGTGCCGCGAAGCGAAGATCGAGTTCATCGGTCCGACCGTCGAGGCCATGGATTTGCTCGGCAACAAAGTCGCCGCGCGGCAACTGGCAAAGAAAGCCCGCGTCCCTACCGTGCCCGGCAGCGACGGCGCCGTCGAGGACGAGGAGGCCGCGCTCGAGATCGCCGCGAAGATCGGCTATCCGATCATGATCAAGGCTTCGGCCGGCGGCGGCGGACGCGGAATTCGCCCGGTACACAACAAGGCGGCCCTGCTCAGCAGTTTTCGCAACGCGCGGGCCGAGGCCGATGCCGCGTTCAAAGACGGCACGCTCTATATGGAGAAGCTGATCGAACGGCCGCGGCATGTCGAAGTGCAACTGCTCGGCGATACGCGCGGCAACGTCGTGCATCTGTGGGAGCGTGACTGCTCGCTCCAGAGGCGCAACCAGAAGCTCCTCGAAGAATCGCCCTCGCCGCACATCACGCCGCGCACGCGACGGAAGCTATGCGCCGCGGCGGTGCGATTGGCAAAGGTAGCCGGCTATCACTCGGCCGGTACGATTGAGTTCCTGGTGGACGAGAAGGAAAACTTCTACTTCATGGAGCTCAATGCGCGTATTCAGGTCGAGCATCCGGTGACCGAGCTGGTGACCGGGCTGGATCTGGTGCAGTGGCAAATTCGCATTGCCGCCGGCGAAACGCTGAACATCCGCCAGGACGCGATCAAGCAGCGCGGCGTGGCGATGGAATGCCGCATCAACGCCGAGAGCCCCGAGCACAATTTCCGCCCGTCGCCGGGCCGGATTGAATCCTTTGTGCTGCCGGGCGGGCCCGGTGTACGTGTAGATACCCATGCGCATGCGGGCTACATGGTCAGCCCGTACTACGACTCGATGATCGCCAAGCTGCTGGTTCATCGCCCCACGCGTGAGGAGACGATCGCCGTGTTGAGGCGGGCGCTGGCGGAATTCCAGATTGGCCCCATTCCCACGACGATTCCGCTGCACGAGCAGATCCTGTCGCACCCCGATTTTGTACGCGGCGATGTCGACACGGGGTTCATCGAGCGCAGTCTGAACATCGCCAAGCGCACGGCGAAGTGACGGCGACGCGCGGCCACCTCGACAATCATCACAAAAATTCCCGCTGAATCCGGCATACCGGAATTGAGAACCGCTCCCGATCTGCTTTAATGGGCGCTGTGGAGTTCAGGCTCATTGTCAGATGCAATTGATGCGGGTTGGCGTTTATGAAAATCCTGATCGGATGCGAGTTTCCCGAACCGGCTTTGGCCGAACTGCGGACGCTCAGCGAAAACGTCGTGTACAAGCCGGGGCTGGCTCCCAAAGATCTTGAGAAAGAGATCCTGGACACCGGGATCCTGGTCGTCGGGCGCAATCGCGTAACGCCGGAAGCAATCTCCGGCGCGAAATCGCTTCAGATGATCATTCGGGCGGGAACCAATACGACCAACATTGCGATTCCGGAAGCATCGGACGCGGGCGT is drawn from uncultured Ilyobacter sp. and contains these coding sequences:
- a CDS encoding MFS transporter, with product MGESPESRAQSVPASIEDGVATPPRALRPAVALVGQILYMLCYSTLFANIMWLMPMLVRLRFGDDNPDIKDWQTTLVTAAIPTLMMFSIFWAELLSWIRVRTYLLLFWLVAALPLGLISLAGDYWQFLACHVVSCIGFASWPPVYGKLLKQFYPDSIRGRAYAVLNLTMFAGSAGAVYLVGRWLEQRPDAFRMFFVGACAVQLLGVLILIALVSKAGTDTRPPARRGSWKAPLVPLLEMGRLLRQDRTFLRYEAAFMTYGAAFMICEALLPVLATDRLDMRYEEYAHSTQMILRGAMLVLTLPMGWLLDKAGPIRTSGLAFAVLGLYPLLLLVATGPSGVATASLVYGCGLAGVMMGWTLGPILLAGSADKVPLYSGVHASLVGLRGVVFQSLGMLMYKLTGSFSIPLILAATLFAFAAAQMWLLSGKVSDRTPTASPKVS
- a CDS encoding DUF3800 domain-containing protein is translated as MYLMYVDESGDSGMTNSPSRYFCLSGVVVHELRWKDTLADLLSFRHWLKSTYSVYLDDELHAADMINKPSRVAPSLQRLKKHERLAIVRHFADQIARLSNVRLLNVVVDKQGGVPSAEEVFRRAWYTLFQRFENTIRNQNFPGPKNTDDRGIIFPDQTDGGKLSRYLNEMRMRNPLKVRQPHGAFYYKDEPIKVIIEDPMLRDSRGSFFIQVADCVAFLLKQSIQPCSYMRRHGGSAYFRRLDPVLCRYASYKNPSGIVRL
- the rpmB gene encoding 50S ribosomal protein L28, producing the protein MARKCPYTGKQTIFGRSIARRGKAKYLGGVGRKVTGITKRRFKPNIQKVRAIIDGKVCRIRVSAKAIRMGLITKPPKRTWRPEQQEAPAGE
- a CDS encoding sulfatase is translated as MRNWNLVKASVAGILCWAFLGTGLLATPTASAQEFIDEDTTPDLPEVPRVKREKIHDTNLLLIVVDGLRADHLGTYGYDRPTSPAIDALAKEGVVFERAYMAAANPIPALTSLLTSTWSCEHGMLNAKSQLARARFPITQRYHEAGLNPLLLTSSVYSYAVPPIGRAFKETVVGAPINGQSVDDVLTKQAQRPFLLMIHKTETSVPHLSAPEHTAGFKDVPQAVRDELAARLAQLAPKKKAGGRSDESDDKTPATGLEDIAAECVELYDSSVRLVDDHVASIIAALKEQGEWDNTLVVLTSDHGFGLGEHGEWYRGDGPYDELIHVPLIIRFPQSKFAGKRVSETVCQTDLLPTLNAALKLKGATANYNVRGRDLMPLVKGQELPGADDFMVTTIRMNPRKLITPAQRARGHVSVVAFYGPWKGIWHREPGTLELYNLDDDPGEQNDVAESNPELTLAMKAFARLWRADCSDKAPMRIRQRPQMKRLNR
- the accB gene encoding acetyl-CoA carboxylase biotin carboxyl carrier protein: MDIKHIKNLIALMTENDLSDLEVKEGETQIVLRRGKPPVVQAAAPAVVAPVAAPVGEAAPAAPAPAESNDTVIRSPMVGTFYAAPDPDSAPFVNVGDEVNTETVVCLVEAMKVFNEIKAEVSGRLTKVLVSNGQAVEFDQPLFAVAPA
- the gatA gene encoding Asp-tRNA(Asn)/Glu-tRNA(Gln) amidotransferase subunit GatA, whose translation is MGKPCTAIETAQAVRSGELKAAHALGEALQRCELLDAPRGAFIEITAEHAQRHAERIDRDIAAGEAVGPLAGVPIAIKDNIATLAGRTTCGSQMLRNYHSPYDATVIRRIEGAGGLILGKTNLDEFAMGSSTENSALRTTRNPWNPEHVAGGSSGGSAVAVAAGMSPLALGSDTGGSIRQPASFCGVVGLKPTYGRVSRYGLVAYASSLDQIGPMARNVTDCALLLSVVAGHDPHDATSADEPLADYVAALHEEKLAALAPKLRIGHPVEYADEALDNDVRQAVAAALAVYRGLGAQIVEISLPHTPYCVATYYLLATAEASSNLARFDGVHYGERAPNANDIHELYAASRAAGFGAEVKRRIMLGTFALSAGYYDAYYDKARRVRELIRQDFEQAFGQVDLIASPTAPTPAFRRGEKLADPLQMYLADIYTLSANLAGIPAISIPCGFSPNGLPIGLQLMAPALAEARLLQAARIYEREADWTEPWPPGVVEMPV
- the gatC gene encoding Asp-tRNA(Asn)/Glu-tRNA(Gln) amidotransferase subunit GatC, whose product is MPAAMDESEVRRIADLARLKLRDDEVAALRHELARIIDYFDQLGSVDTEGVAPCASAVAMIDMLRAEEPRPGLTVRQALANSPDVRDNCFRVPPVLDAGSGV
- a CDS encoding Xaa-Pro peptidase family protein, with the translated sequence MAAKRKSKACPALYADRIKRVRAEMEAKKLDGYLVQDRKDQYWLTGFTGEDGYVLVTKKEVALLTDGRFDEAANIQAPWAVKVLREQRTPERTAKELKARRLKRVGFDPDHFTVADFTGTRKAARPVQLIAASGLVLGMRQCKDKGEVDAIVKAIRVSEKAFKKTAKWIKVGMTESDIAAKLAYEMQRLGAKDVSFPTIVAVGPNGALPHYETGDRKVTKNSPILIDWGAEVDWYVSDLTRMIWPGSIPRELAKVNKIVTEAHDAAIAAIKPGVTAHEIDAIARKIITKAGYGSCFNHATGHGMGLDVHEAPRVGKGTNVKLEPGMVITIEPGIYLPGKGGVRLEDDILVTETGSQVLSELPL
- the accC gene encoding acetyl-CoA carboxylase biotin carboxylase subunit → MFSRILVANRGEIALRVIRACRDMGIEAIAVYSQADRDAPYLQLAHDAVCIGPAAAAASYLNPAAIMSAAEITDVEAIHPGYGFLAENSTFAQMCREAKIEFIGPTVEAMDLLGNKVAARQLAKKARVPTVPGSDGAVEDEEAALEIAAKIGYPIMIKASAGGGGRGIRPVHNKAALLSSFRNARAEADAAFKDGTLYMEKLIERPRHVEVQLLGDTRGNVVHLWERDCSLQRRNQKLLEESPSPHITPRTRRKLCAAAVRLAKVAGYHSAGTIEFLVDEKENFYFMELNARIQVEHPVTELVTGLDLVQWQIRIAAGETLNIRQDAIKQRGVAMECRINAESPEHNFRPSPGRIESFVLPGGPGVRVDTHAHAGYMVSPYYDSMIAKLLVHRPTREETIAVLRRALAEFQIGPIPTTIPLHEQILSHPDFVRGDVDTGFIERSLNIAKRTAK